The following coding sequences lie in one Megalodesulfovibrio gigas DSM 1382 = ATCC 19364 genomic window:
- the phnX gene encoding phosphonoacetaldehyde hydrolase has product MTLPVSRPYAGPLQAVVLDWAGTAVDYGCLGPVDVFVRAFAQHDIPVTVAEARVPMGLKKIDHVRAVLAMPAVAERVADIKGHPPTEADVLAIYHDTEAMMVAAIVDHAELIPGLLDAVAAFRAMGLKIGTSTGYTSSMMDVLVPLARRQGYTPDLVVCSTDVPAGRPSPFMCYKNALLLEVYPLEAMVKIGDTPSDVQEGLHAGMWTIALTRSGNELGLSKEDADALPPAELAARLADIEARFQAQGAHYVVQTIADCPAVLEDITRRLAAGERP; this is encoded by the coding sequence ATGACCCTTCCCGTCTCCCGTCCCTATGCCGGCCCCTTGCAGGCCGTGGTGCTGGACTGGGCCGGCACGGCCGTGGATTACGGCTGCCTGGGGCCCGTGGATGTCTTTGTCCGCGCCTTTGCCCAGCATGACATTCCCGTCACCGTGGCCGAGGCCCGCGTGCCCATGGGGCTGAAGAAAATCGACCACGTGCGCGCCGTGCTGGCCATGCCGGCGGTGGCCGAGCGCGTGGCTGACATCAAGGGCCACCCGCCCACCGAAGCCGATGTGCTGGCCATCTACCACGACACCGAAGCCATGATGGTGGCGGCCATCGTCGATCATGCCGAACTCATCCCCGGCCTGCTGGACGCCGTGGCCGCCTTCCGGGCCATGGGCCTGAAAATCGGCACCTCCACCGGCTACACCTCGTCCATGATGGACGTCCTCGTGCCCCTGGCCCGGCGGCAGGGCTACACGCCCGATCTGGTGGTCTGCTCCACGGACGTGCCGGCCGGGCGGCCCTCCCCCTTCATGTGCTACAAGAACGCGCTGCTGCTGGAAGTCTATCCCCTGGAGGCCATGGTCAAGATCGGCGACACCCCCAGCGATGTCCAGGAGGGCCTGCACGCCGGCATGTGGACCATCGCCCTGACCCGCAGCGGCAACGAACTGGGCCTCTCCAAGGAAGACGCCGACGCCCTGCCCCCGGCGGAGCTCGCCGCCCGGCTGGCCGACATCGAAGCCCGCTTCCAGGCCCAAGGCGCGCATTATGTGGTCCAGACCATTGCCGACTGCCCCGCCGTGCTGGAAGACATCACCCGCCGCCTCGCCGCGGGCGAACGGCCGTAG
- the pbfA gene encoding (R)-1-hydroxy-2-aminoethylphosphonate ammonia-lyase — translation MRAATHPDDLDHSEGDLNSSPHRRAWQEAMLSPEARALLDRDAAVFLHQSLSTPCLDVLTGATGAHLTSLDGRDLLDFHGNSVHQLGHGHPRILEALTTQLETLAFCPRRFTHAGAVTLAERLTQRMTEADPQGEAWKLLLAPGGSLAVGMALKLARLATGRFKFVSCWGAFHGASLDAISVSGEAIFRQGIGPLLPNCGHVPAPDPRHCLLRPDGDCAACNLACARYLDAVFEHEGDVAAFIAEPMRCTTVSPPPPGYWQAVRQSCDRHGVLLIFDEIPTSLGRTGRFFCWEHWGVAPDMLLLGKGLGGGIMPQAALLARAGLDVVASGAAPQAALGHYTHEKSPLGCAAALATLEVLEQEQLVERSQTLGHQTLARLQAMVGTVPGVIAARGLGLQLALELDNAGLADRVLYECLARGLSFKVSAGTVLTLAPPLTIADADLHRALDILEAAIRLCAGRP, via the coding sequence GTGCGAGCAGCGACGCACCCTGACGATCTCGACCACAGCGAAGGGGACCTGAACAGCTCGCCGCACCGGCGGGCCTGGCAGGAGGCGATGCTTTCCCCCGAGGCCCGGGCGCTCCTGGACCGCGACGCCGCCGTCTTCCTGCACCAGTCCCTGTCCACCCCCTGTCTGGACGTGCTGACCGGGGCAACCGGCGCGCACCTGACCTCCCTGGATGGCAGAGACTTGCTGGATTTTCACGGCAATTCCGTCCACCAGCTGGGGCATGGGCATCCTCGCATCCTGGAGGCCCTGACGACGCAACTGGAGACGCTGGCTTTCTGCCCCCGCCGCTTCACCCATGCCGGGGCCGTAACGCTGGCCGAGCGCCTGACGCAACGCATGACCGAGGCCGACCCCCAAGGCGAGGCCTGGAAGCTGCTCCTGGCTCCTGGCGGCAGCCTGGCCGTGGGCATGGCCCTCAAGCTGGCCCGGCTGGCCACGGGCCGCTTCAAGTTCGTCTCTTGCTGGGGCGCGTTCCACGGCGCGTCCCTGGATGCGATTTCCGTGAGCGGCGAGGCCATCTTCCGGCAGGGCATCGGCCCGCTGCTGCCCAACTGCGGGCACGTTCCCGCCCCGGATCCCCGCCATTGCCTGCTGCGTCCGGATGGCGACTGCGCCGCCTGCAACCTGGCCTGCGCGCGGTATCTGGACGCCGTGTTCGAGCACGAGGGCGACGTGGCCGCCTTCATCGCCGAACCCATGCGCTGCACCACGGTGTCGCCGCCGCCGCCCGGCTACTGGCAGGCCGTGCGGCAAAGTTGCGACCGGCACGGGGTGTTGCTGATCTTCGACGAAATCCCCACCAGCCTGGGCCGCACCGGCCGGTTTTTCTGCTGGGAGCACTGGGGCGTGGCTCCGGACATGCTCCTGCTGGGCAAGGGCCTGGGCGGCGGCATCATGCCCCAGGCTGCCCTGCTGGCCCGCGCCGGGCTGGATGTGGTGGCCTCCGGCGCAGCGCCCCAGGCCGCCCTGGGGCATTACACCCATGAAAAAAGCCCCCTGGGCTGCGCCGCGGCCCTGGCCACGCTGGAGGTGCTGGAGCAGGAACAGCTGGTGGAACGCAGCCAGACCCTGGGACACCAGACCCTGGCGCGCCTGCAGGCCATGGTGGGCACCGTGCCCGGCGTGATCGCCGCCCGGGGCCTGGGCCTGCAGCTGGCCCTGGAGCTGGACAACGCCGGGTTGGCTGATCGTGTCCTGTATGAATGCCTGGCCCGCGGCCTGTCCTTCAAGGTCTCCGCCGGCACGGTGCTGACCCTCGCCCCGCCCCTGACCATCGCCGACGCCGACCTGCATCGCGCCCTGGACATCCTGGAGGCAGCCATCCGCCTGTGCGCCGGGCGTCCCTGA
- a CDS encoding putative 2-aminoethylphosphonate ABC transporter substrate-binding protein, with amino-acid sequence MFAATRRVLSLALTFLMCLGLTALAQAEEILVYTALEDDEIPGYLEDFKAKHPDITVKIVRDSTGVITAKFLAEQGNPQADVIWGTAATSLMLAQQAGLLEAYAPKGLDKVRSTMRDAATPPSWVGIKAWMTGFCVNTIERDAKKLPMPASFADLIKPEYKGLLVMPNPASSGTGFLTVSAILQLKGEAEGWKYLDALHENMAQYTHSGSKPCKMAGAGETVIGLSFGYRGIMQKQKGEPVDTVFPAEGSGWDVEANALVKKAAIKPAAKTFLDWAISQSVMGLYGKVYPVTAYASGQPVPAGYPAEPEKQMIKNDFDWAAKNRDRILTEWTKRYDGKSEAKK; translated from the coding sequence ATGTTTGCTGCGACGCGTCGAGTCCTGTCCCTCGCCCTGACCTTCCTCATGTGCCTGGGGCTGACCGCCCTGGCCCAGGCCGAGGAAATCCTGGTCTACACCGCCCTGGAAGACGACGAGATTCCCGGTTATCTGGAAGACTTCAAGGCCAAGCACCCGGACATCACCGTGAAGATCGTGCGCGATTCCACGGGCGTCATCACGGCCAAGTTCCTGGCGGAACAGGGCAACCCCCAGGCCGACGTCATCTGGGGCACCGCCGCCACCTCCCTCATGCTGGCCCAGCAGGCCGGCCTGCTGGAAGCCTACGCGCCCAAGGGTCTGGACAAGGTCCGCTCCACCATGCGCGATGCCGCCACCCCGCCCTCCTGGGTGGGCATCAAGGCCTGGATGACCGGCTTTTGCGTGAACACCATCGAACGCGACGCCAAGAAGCTGCCCATGCCCGCCTCCTTCGCCGACCTGATCAAGCCTGAATACAAGGGCCTGCTGGTCATGCCCAACCCGGCGTCCTCGGGCACGGGCTTCCTGACCGTTTCCGCCATCCTGCAGCTCAAGGGCGAAGCCGAAGGCTGGAAGTACCTGGACGCCCTGCACGAAAACATGGCCCAGTACACGCACTCCGGCTCCAAGCCCTGCAAGATGGCCGGCGCCGGCGAAACGGTGATCGGCCTGTCCTTCGGCTACCGCGGCATCATGCAGAAGCAGAAGGGCGAACCCGTGGACACCGTGTTCCCCGCCGAAGGCTCGGGCTGGGACGTGGAAGCCAATGCCCTGGTGAAGAAGGCCGCCATCAAGCCCGCGGCCAAGACCTTCCTGGACTGGGCCATTTCCCAGAGCGTCATGGGCCTATACGGCAAGGTCTATCCCGTCACGGCGTATGCCTCGGGCCAGCCCGTCCCCGCCGGCTACCCCGCCGAGCCGGAAAAGCAGATGATCAAGAACGACTTCGACTGGGCCGCCAAAAACCGCGACCGCATCCTCACCGAGTGGACCAAGCGCTACGACGGCAAGAGCGAAGCCAAGAAATAA
- a CDS encoding radical SAM protein — MSLSLVPAAVSRQRPAPPVLSTLAAFWRGRVPGQVVIQYTDRCNATCVQCGMRAGNVFPRSTMGRDDARRLIDAMAARGVQAISFTGGEPLLCLKDIVELAGHARAQGIRYIRTGTNGFLFRHHEAPDFADKMDRLAETLAESAINTFWISLDSADPAAHEANRGLPGVVAGIRKALPRFHARGLHPAANLGINRTTGGMGAHYLTPDEPAAFYQKAVQAFERFYDSVADLGFTMTNACYPMSLPEADTATDAVYTATSTADMIRFTPQEKVQLFKALYDVIPRRRHALRIFTPRSSLLALIRQYERGEGTAYPCRGGIDFFFVDAKDLNTYPCGYRGEENLGKFWDLNLTDLAAAPDCTRCDWECFRDPSELLGPLVEGVRHPLRVLQRLRQDPAMTRVWWDDLRYYKACGFFDAGQPPDRQALERWRGTM; from the coding sequence ATGAGCCTCTCCCTCGTCCCCGCCGCTGTATCCAGGCAACGTCCCGCCCCGCCCGTGCTGTCCACCCTGGCTGCCTTCTGGCGCGGCCGCGTGCCCGGCCAGGTGGTGATCCAGTACACGGACCGCTGCAACGCCACCTGCGTGCAGTGCGGCATGCGCGCGGGCAACGTGTTTCCGCGTTCCACCATGGGGCGTGACGATGCCCGCCGGCTCATCGACGCCATGGCCGCCCGTGGCGTGCAGGCTATCTCCTTCACGGGCGGCGAGCCCCTGCTGTGCCTCAAGGACATCGTTGAACTGGCCGGCCATGCCCGGGCCCAGGGCATCCGGTACATTCGCACCGGCACCAACGGCTTTCTGTTCCGGCATCATGAAGCCCCCGATTTTGCGGACAAGATGGACCGCTTGGCCGAAACCCTGGCCGAAAGCGCCATCAACACGTTCTGGATCAGCCTGGATTCCGCGGACCCTGCCGCCCACGAGGCCAACCGCGGCCTGCCCGGGGTGGTGGCCGGCATCCGCAAGGCCCTGCCGCGCTTCCACGCCCGGGGATTGCACCCGGCGGCCAACCTGGGCATCAACCGCACCACCGGCGGTATGGGCGCACACTACCTGACCCCGGACGAGCCGGCCGCGTTTTACCAGAAGGCCGTGCAGGCCTTTGAACGGTTCTATGATTCCGTGGCAGACCTGGGCTTTACCATGACCAATGCCTGCTACCCCATGAGCCTGCCCGAGGCCGACACCGCCACCGACGCCGTGTACACCGCCACCTCCACGGCAGACATGATCCGCTTCACCCCGCAGGAAAAAGTGCAGCTGTTCAAGGCGTTGTACGACGTGATTCCCCGCCGCCGCCACGCCTTGCGCATCTTCACTCCGCGGTCGTCCCTGCTGGCCCTCATCCGCCAGTACGAGCGCGGCGAAGGCACCGCCTACCCCTGCCGCGGCGGGATCGATTTCTTCTTTGTGGATGCCAAGGACCTCAATACCTATCCCTGCGGCTACCGCGGGGAAGAAAATCTGGGCAAGTTCTGGGACCTGAATCTGACAGATCTGGCCGCCGCGCCGGACTGCACCCGTTGCGACTGGGAATGCTTCCGCGACCCGTCCGAACTGCTGGGGCCGCTGGTGGAGGGCGTGCGCCATCCCCTGCGTGTGCTGCAACGACTGCGGCAGGATCCGGCCATGACCCGCGTCTGGTGGGACGACCTGCGCTATTACAAGGCCTGCGGCTTCTTCGATGCCGGCCAGCCCCCGGATCGACAGGCCCTGGAGCGGTGGCGGGGCACAATGTAA
- a CDS encoding putative 2-aminoethylphosphonate ABC transporter ATP-binding protein has translation MADSAYLRAQAVTKRFGSFTALQDVSFAAARGEFISILGPSGCGKTTLLRVVAGLERQDAGEIFVEGRDVSALPVSRRRVGIVFQSYALFPNLSAAENVGYGLKNRKMDRGALARRVQELLDLVGLPGMGRKYPAQLSGGQQQRVALARAMALSPDLLLLDEPLSALDAKVRVMLRGEIRQLQTRLGVTTIMVTHDQEEALTMADRILVMDHGVLVQEGPPHEIYEKPATPFVASFIGAMNFLPMAVRENGSRLRAGAMTLHAEDVARIAEGAAATVAIRPEDVRLLEPAHGQPPADTPNVFDARVNSLEYRGSLYRLHLGLQTGSQAGLSGVSREAHDWASLHADVPAADCRRLGVREADRIRIQLPADRLHVYAGHAASGAA, from the coding sequence GTGGCCGATTCGGCATACCTGCGCGCCCAGGCCGTCACCAAACGCTTCGGAAGCTTCACCGCGCTTCAGGATGTGAGTTTCGCCGCGGCCCGGGGGGAATTCATCTCCATCCTCGGCCCCAGCGGCTGCGGCAAAACCACCCTGCTGCGGGTGGTGGCCGGCCTGGAACGTCAGGACGCCGGCGAGATTTTTGTGGAAGGCCGGGACGTTTCCGCCCTGCCGGTATCCCGGCGGCGGGTGGGCATCGTCTTCCAGTCCTATGCCCTGTTCCCCAACCTGTCGGCCGCGGAAAACGTGGGCTATGGACTGAAGAACCGCAAGATGGACCGCGGGGCCCTCGCCCGCCGCGTGCAGGAACTGCTGGATCTGGTGGGCCTGCCCGGCATGGGCCGCAAATATCCGGCGCAGCTCTCCGGCGGCCAGCAGCAGCGCGTGGCCCTGGCGCGGGCCATGGCCCTTTCTCCGGATCTGCTGCTCCTCGACGAGCCCCTCTCCGCCCTGGACGCCAAAGTGCGCGTGATGCTGCGCGGCGAAATCCGGCAACTGCAAACCCGCCTGGGCGTGACCACCATCATGGTCACCCACGATCAGGAAGAGGCCCTGACCATGGCGGATCGCATCCTGGTCATGGATCACGGCGTGCTGGTGCAGGAAGGCCCGCCCCACGAGATTTACGAAAAGCCGGCCACGCCCTTTGTGGCGTCCTTCATCGGCGCCATGAACTTCCTGCCCATGGCCGTCCGGGAAAACGGGTCCCGCCTGCGCGCCGGCGCCATGACCCTGCACGCCGAGGACGTGGCCCGCATCGCCGAAGGTGCGGCAGCCACCGTGGCCATTCGCCCCGAGGACGTCAGACTGCTGGAACCCGCCCACGGCCAGCCCCCGGCCGATACACCCAACGTCTTTGATGCCCGCGTCAACAGCCTGGAATATCGCGGCTCCCTGTACCGGCTGCACCTGGGACTGCAGACGGGATCGCAGGCGGGGCTGTCCGGCGTCTCCCGCGAGGCGCACGACTGGGCCAGCCTGCATGCCGACGTGCCCGCTGCGGACTGCCGCCGTCTGGGCGTGCGCGAGGCCGACCGCATCCGCATCCAGCTGCCGGCAGACCGGCTGCACGTGTACGCCGGGCACGCGGCATCGGGCGCGGCATGA
- a CDS encoding putative 2-aminoethylphosphonate ABC transporter permease subunit, whose product MNTAEQTLTVASPMPGRTSWRAVDVERWLRLACILGLCLWMVAVVVLPLASLLGKSLQDQAGSFVGLANFVEYFSNPALWRSLGNSVSVAVWTTALAVPLGFAYAYALTRTCLPGKAIFQAVSMLPLFAPTLLNGIALVYLFGKKGLVTQGLFGLVPGVDIGLYGQTGIVIAEAIYAFPQAALILTVALGMTDARLYEAAASMGASHWRTFCTVTLPGVKYGLFSAIIVCFILAFTDFGAPKVVGGGFNILATDIYKQVIGQHNFVMGAVVSVVLLLPTVGAFILDRIVQRRQASQIAARSTPLVVTPHPVRDRLALALCLGVTLLLAVFYGTALLAALVKVWPYNMELGFWHFAFRGMGGGGYAALWNSIRMSLYSAIVGASLTFASAYLIEKTRGLRGVRQGAYFLSIIPLALPGLVIGLAYIFFFNAPFFNLAGVQIPNPLNVLYGTMGILVLCNIVHFYTVSFLTATTALKQLDKEFEAVSESMAVPFYRTFFRVTAPVCLPAVLEIGMYYFVNSMATVSAVIFLYSADIPLASVAIANMDDAGDTAPAAAMAMLVVAVNILIRILYTLASRGVQARSRRWALR is encoded by the coding sequence ATGAACACCGCCGAGCAGACCCTGACCGTGGCCTCGCCCATGCCGGGACGCACGTCCTGGCGTGCGGTGGATGTCGAACGCTGGCTCCGTCTGGCCTGCATCCTCGGGCTGTGCCTGTGGATGGTGGCCGTGGTGGTGCTGCCCCTGGCTTCCCTGCTGGGCAAAAGCCTGCAGGACCAGGCCGGCAGCTTTGTGGGCCTGGCCAACTTTGTGGAATACTTCAGCAACCCTGCCCTGTGGCGCTCCCTGGGCAACTCCGTGAGCGTGGCCGTGTGGACCACCGCCCTGGCCGTGCCCCTGGGCTTCGCCTACGCCTACGCCCTGACCCGCACCTGCCTGCCCGGCAAGGCCATCTTCCAGGCCGTGAGCATGCTGCCGCTGTTTGCCCCCACCCTGCTCAACGGCATCGCCCTGGTGTACCTGTTCGGCAAGAAGGGCCTCGTCACGCAGGGATTGTTCGGCCTGGTCCCTGGCGTGGACATCGGCCTGTATGGGCAGACGGGCATCGTCATTGCCGAGGCGATCTATGCCTTCCCGCAGGCGGCGCTCATCCTCACCGTGGCCCTGGGCATGACCGACGCCCGGCTGTACGAGGCCGCGGCGTCCATGGGCGCGTCCCACTGGCGGACGTTCTGCACCGTAACCCTGCCCGGCGTGAAGTACGGGCTGTTTTCGGCGATCATCGTCTGCTTTATCCTGGCCTTCACGGACTTCGGCGCGCCCAAGGTGGTGGGCGGCGGGTTCAACATCCTGGCCACGGACATCTACAAACAGGTGATCGGACAGCATAATTTCGTCATGGGGGCAGTGGTCAGCGTGGTGCTGCTCCTGCCCACGGTGGGGGCCTTCATCCTGGACCGCATCGTGCAGCGCCGGCAGGCCTCGCAGATCGCCGCGCGGTCCACGCCGCTGGTCGTCACGCCCCACCCCGTGCGGGACCGCCTGGCCCTGGCCCTGTGCCTGGGGGTGACGCTGCTGCTGGCCGTGTTCTACGGCACCGCCCTGCTGGCCGCCCTGGTGAAGGTCTGGCCGTACAACATGGAGCTGGGCTTCTGGCACTTCGCCTTTCGGGGCATGGGCGGCGGGGGCTATGCGGCCCTGTGGAACTCCATCCGCATGAGCCTGTATTCCGCCATCGTCGGCGCGTCCCTCACCTTTGCCAGCGCCTATCTCATCGAAAAGACACGCGGCCTGCGCGGAGTGCGGCAGGGGGCGTATTTTCTGTCCATCATCCCCCTGGCCCTGCCGGGACTGGTGATCGGCCTGGCGTACATCTTTTTCTTCAATGCGCCGTTCTTCAACCTGGCTGGGGTGCAGATCCCCAATCCCTTGAATGTGCTGTACGGGACCATGGGAATTCTGGTGCTGTGCAACATCGTCCACTTTTATACCGTGAGCTTTCTGACGGCCACCACGGCGCTCAAGCAGTTGGACAAGGAATTCGAGGCCGTTTCGGAATCCATGGCCGTGCCCTTCTACCGCACCTTTTTCCGCGTCACGGCGCCGGTATGTCTGCCGGCGGTGCTGGAAATCGGCATGTATTATTTCGTGAACTCCATGGCCACGGTCTCGGCGGTCATCTTCCTGTATTCCGCTGACATTCCGCTGGCCTCGGTGGCCATCGCCAACATGGACGACGCCGGGGACACCGCCCCCGCCGCCGCCATGGCCATGCTGGTGGTGGCCGTGAACATCCTCATCCGCATCCTGTACACCCTGGCCAGCCGGGGGGTGCAAGCCCGCAGCCGCCGCTGGGCGCTGCGATAA
- a CDS encoding glycosyltransferase — protein sequence MKIDLHVHSKYSDRPSQWALRKLGAPESFVDPAVVYQLCKLRGMHQVTVTDHNTLAGSLAIAHLPDTFLSEEITAHFPEDGCKVHVLAWNIVESQHEDIQKIRRNIYELLAYLRAQGIAHALAHPLYAVNDRLTLTHLEKLLVLFKTFEVNGTRDGMQNNSVKAILALLTPALLEELANTHNLDPRYDPADRAPWHKHLVGGSDDHSGLHVARTFTQIEGPETLEDFFQGLKSGRSQAVGVYSNPKTLGHTLYGIGYQFYKSKSNLDKHVHKDRFLTYLDNFLAPMPATATPADGLWRRARGLARSAGAALRTRGGRREKPLPRETHAIIRTFAEQEFYARTGGKALKPVSQMPWGEAEKKWFRYVKATSNRVLKHYADEFMDRVTNADVFQIFQGLASAGTLYTMLSPYFVGYSVFTKDRVFCRKAMTRFKGPDALACQPNIAHFTDTFFETNGVAMTLQEQVRLAQASGKRYTVITCDPGCATMHDGLASGPGVQNFKPIGRYELPEYPILKLFYPPFLEMLAYVYEHEFTHIHSATPGPIGIAALLIARTLKLPISGTYHTALPQYAMSLTGDEGMEDLMWKAMVWYYNQMDKVYVPSAAFGEELGAKGVHRDKITLYPRGVDTLRFTPAKRNGFFDRYSGRRALRLLYVGRISREKNLHVLAQAWNALLERSNLADRLELVLVGDGPYRAEMEAALAGTPCVFTGMLDGDDLAAAYASSDLFVFPSSTDTFGKVVLEAQASGLPVVVTDRGGPQENVEEGVTGRIVQAESVAALVQALTDLTADPHALQAMGLAARRAMEARSSAKAFDEAFALYGAGA from the coding sequence ATGAAAATTGATCTGCACGTCCACTCGAAATACTCGGACCGTCCCTCCCAATGGGCCTTGCGCAAGCTGGGCGCGCCGGAGAGCTTCGTGGACCCCGCGGTGGTCTACCAGCTGTGCAAGCTGCGCGGCATGCATCAGGTGACCGTGACGGATCACAATACCCTGGCCGGCAGTCTGGCCATCGCTCACCTGCCAGACACCTTTCTGAGCGAGGAAATCACGGCCCATTTTCCCGAGGACGGCTGCAAGGTCCATGTGCTGGCCTGGAACATCGTGGAGTCCCAGCATGAGGACATCCAAAAAATTCGCCGCAATATCTATGAATTGCTCGCCTACCTGCGTGCCCAGGGCATCGCCCACGCCCTGGCGCACCCGCTGTACGCCGTCAATGATCGCCTGACCCTGACCCACCTGGAAAAGCTGCTGGTGTTGTTCAAGACCTTTGAGGTCAACGGCACCCGCGACGGCATGCAGAACAACAGCGTCAAGGCCATCCTGGCCCTGCTCACCCCGGCCCTGCTGGAGGAGCTGGCCAATACCCACAACCTGGACCCCCGCTACGATCCCGCGGACCGCGCCCCCTGGCACAAGCATCTGGTGGGCGGCTCCGACGATCACAGCGGCCTGCACGTGGCCCGGACCTTTACGCAGATCGAAGGCCCCGAGACGCTGGAGGATTTTTTCCAGGGACTCAAATCCGGCCGCAGTCAGGCCGTGGGGGTGTATTCCAACCCGAAGACCCTCGGCCACACCCTGTACGGCATCGGCTATCAATTTTACAAATCCAAGTCGAATCTGGACAAGCACGTCCACAAGGACCGCTTTCTGACGTATCTGGACAATTTTCTGGCCCCCATGCCGGCAACAGCCACCCCCGCGGACGGCCTCTGGCGACGGGCCCGCGGCCTGGCTCGTTCCGCCGGGGCGGCCCTGCGCACCCGGGGCGGGCGGCGCGAAAAGCCCCTGCCGCGGGAGACGCACGCCATCATCCGCACCTTTGCCGAGCAGGAATTCTATGCCCGCACCGGCGGCAAGGCTTTGAAGCCCGTTTCCCAGATGCCCTGGGGCGAGGCGGAAAAGAAGTGGTTCCGCTACGTCAAGGCCACGTCCAACCGCGTGCTCAAACACTATGCCGACGAGTTCATGGACCGCGTGACCAATGCGGACGTCTTCCAGATCTTCCAGGGGCTGGCCTCGGCCGGCACCCTGTACACCATGCTCTCGCCGTATTTCGTGGGGTATTCGGTCTTCACCAAGGACCGCGTTTTCTGCCGCAAAGCCATGACCCGCTTCAAAGGACCGGACGCCCTGGCCTGTCAGCCCAACATCGCCCACTTCACCGACACCTTCTTCGAGACCAACGGTGTGGCCATGACCCTGCAGGAGCAGGTGCGCCTGGCCCAGGCCAGTGGCAAGCGCTATACGGTCATCACGTGCGATCCCGGCTGCGCCACCATGCACGACGGGCTGGCCTCCGGACCGGGGGTGCAGAATTTCAAGCCCATCGGCCGCTACGAGCTGCCCGAGTATCCCATCCTCAAGCTCTTTTACCCGCCGTTCCTGGAAATGCTGGCCTACGTGTACGAGCATGAATTCACGCACATTCACTCGGCCACGCCCGGTCCCATCGGCATTGCCGCGCTGCTCATCGCCCGCACCCTCAAGCTGCCCATTTCCGGCACCTACCACACGGCCCTGCCCCAGTACGCCATGTCCCTCACGGGCGACGAAGGCATGGAAGACCTGATGTGGAAGGCCATGGTGTGGTATTACAACCAGATGGATAAGGTCTACGTGCCCTCTGCCGCCTTTGGCGAGGAGCTGGGGGCCAAGGGCGTGCACCGGGACAAGATCACCCTCTATCCCCGCGGGGTGGATACCCTGCGCTTCACTCCGGCCAAGCGCAACGGCTTCTTCGACCGCTATTCCGGTCGTCGGGCCCTGCGGCTGCTCTACGTGGGGCGCATCTCCAGGGAAAAGAATCTCCACGTGCTGGCCCAGGCCTGGAACGCCCTGCTGGAACGCAGCAACCTGGCCGATCGGCTGGAACTGGTGCTGGTGGGCGACGGCCCCTATCGCGCCGAGATGGAAGCCGCCCTGGCCGGCACGCCCTGCGTCTTCACCGGCATGCTGGATGGCGACGACCTGGCCGCGGCCTATGCGTCCTCGGATCTCTTTGTCTTCCCCTCCAGTACGGACACCTTCGGCAAGGTGGTGCTGGAAGCCCAGGCCTCGGGGTTGCCGGTGGTGGTGACCGACCGCGGCGGCCCGCAGGAAAACGTGGAGGAGGGCGTCACGGGACGCATCGTCCAGGCCGAGAGTGTTGCCGCCCTGGTCCAGGCCCTGACCGACCTGACGGCCGATCCGCACGCCCTCCAGGCCATGGGCCTTGCCGCCCGCCGGGCCATGGAAGCCCGCTCCTCGGCCAAGGCTTTTGACGAAGCCTTTGCCCTGTATGGCGCCGGGGCGTAG